A genomic segment from Sulfitobacter mediterraneus encodes:
- a CDS encoding iron-containing alcohol dehydrogenase — protein MTLTANWSYPTAVRFGAGRISEIADACKAAGISKPLLITDRGLANMEITTRTLDLLEAAGMGRAIFADVDPNPNEKNAEAGVKAFNEGGHDGVVAFGGGSGLDLGKLVAFLAGQTRPLWDFEDIGDWWTRADADAIAPIVAVPTTAGTGSEVGRASVITNSETEEKKIIFHPKFLPSVVICDPELTVGMPQFITAGTGLDAFAHCVEAFSSPHYHPMSQGMALEGMRLVKEYLPRAYADGADLEARAHMMSAAAMGATAFQKGLGAIHALSHPIGAMYHTHHGTTNAVCMPAVLKFNAPAIRGVFDKAARYLDIDGGFDGFCAFVDDFNALFQVPRNLGELGIANPDIDRIVAGALKDPSTGGNPVEMTEENTRKLLLQIV, from the coding sequence ATGACGCTCACTGCAAATTGGTCTTATCCCACCGCCGTCCGCTTTGGTGCGGGGCGCATTTCTGAAATTGCCGATGCTTGTAAGGCCGCTGGCATTTCCAAGCCGCTGCTGATCACGGATCGCGGTCTGGCAAACATGGAGATCACCACCCGCACGCTGGATCTGCTTGAGGCGGCGGGCATGGGGCGGGCAATTTTTGCCGATGTTGATCCAAACCCGAATGAGAAAAACGCCGAAGCGGGTGTGAAAGCCTTTAACGAGGGCGGCCATGATGGCGTGGTGGCTTTCGGCGGAGGCTCTGGCCTTGATCTGGGCAAGCTGGTGGCCTTTCTTGCCGGTCAAACGCGCCCTTTGTGGGATTTTGAGGATATTGGCGATTGGTGGACCCGCGCCGATGCCGATGCCATCGCGCCGATCGTGGCGGTGCCGACCACGGCAGGCACCGGCTCCGAAGTGGGCCGCGCCTCTGTGATCACCAATTCGGAGACCGAAGAGAAGAAGATCATTTTCCATCCCAAATTCCTGCCCAGCGTGGTGATTTGTGACCCGGAGCTGACTGTGGGCATGCCGCAGTTTATCACGGCAGGCACCGGCCTTGATGCCTTTGCCCATTGTGTTGAGGCATTTTCATCACCGCATTATCACCCGATGTCCCAGGGCATGGCGCTGGAAGGTATGCGCCTGGTCAAGGAATACCTGCCCCGCGCCTATGCGGACGGCGCTGACCTTGAAGCGCGGGCGCATATGATGTCCGCCGCGGCGATGGGCGCGACCGCGTTTCAAAAGGGTTTGGGCGCAATCCACGCCCTGTCGCACCCGATTGGCGCAATGTACCACACGCACCATGGCACCACGAATGCGGTCTGCATGCCGGCGGTCCTGAAGTTCAACGCGCCCGCCATCCGCGGCGTTTTTGATAAGGCGGCGCGTTATCTGGATATCGACGGGGGCTTTGACGGGTTCTGCGCGTTTGTCGATGATTTCAACGCGCTGTTCCAAGTGCCGCGAAATCTGGGCGAGCTGGGGATCGCAAACCCCGACATCGACCGGATCGTCGCGGGTGCCTTGAAAGACCCCAGCACCGGTGGCAACCCTGTTGAGATGACCGAGGAAAACACCCGCAAATTGCTCTTGCAGATCGTTTGA